GTGCGTGCGGGCAGACGAACCAGCCATCGAACGCGCCAAGGAGCTCCTCGACGCGCCGATTGACGTCCTCGACCTGCGCCGTGCTGATCAGCCCGCGACCAACCGCGCTCTGATTGGTGATAACGCCGACGCGCAACCCCCGCGCGCGAAGGCGATCGATCGCTTCGCGAGCGCCGGGAATCGGGACGACCTTCGCCGGATCGCCGTTGTAGGGCTCGTCGGCGACGATCGTTCCGTCGCGGTCGAAGAGAATCGCCCGCGGCTTAGCTGCTTGCGACGTACACCTCGGCGCCTTTGTCCAAAAACTCTTGCGACTTCTCGGCCATGCCGCTCGCGGCGTACTCGCGCACTTCTTGCGTAATTTTCATCGAGCAGAA
This is a stretch of genomic DNA from Candidatus Dormiibacterota bacterium. It encodes these proteins:
- a CDS encoding HAD-IIIA family hydrolase translates to MLFDRDGTIVADEPYNGDPAKVVPIPGAREAIDRLRARGLRVGVITNQSAVGRGLISTAQVEDVNRRVEELLGAFDGWFVCPHAPDDACECRKPKPKLVLDAARAFGVEPESIVVVGDSDADMGAAANAGASAIRVDRNTSLTGAVDAILARLD